The genomic DNA atatatatatatatatatatatatgtatatatatatatatatataatatatatatatatatatatatatatatatatatatatatataatatatatatatatatatatatatgtatatatatatatatatatatatgtatatatatatatatatatatatatgtatatatatatatatatatatatgtatatatatatatatatatatatgtatatatatatatatatatatatatatatatatatatatatatatatatatatatatatatatatatatatatatatatatatatatatatatatatatatatatatatatattatatatatatatatatatatatatatatatatatatgtatatatatatatatatatatatatatatatatgtatatatatatgtatgtatatatatatatatacatatatatacttatatatacacacacacaatatatatatatatatatatatatatatatatatatatataaatgtgtgtgtgtgtatgaatggattcatatatatatgtatatattgtaacaataccgcttgtagtacagtgcagtacagcgtaggtatatagtttatgtaaaattaagctttaagatgtctaggggaagcagcggaatatttacaagtaatgagaatagcttatattagagcttataaatgaatatcaagtatatatctgaagttcgtaaagtttgtagcttttactattttcttgaatttatacgtttataaataatcatcaactgtatttttgagtcactagttattatgaagttattatttagtattcttttgttaaatagttatctttctattacttattccaaaattatttagggtttccagtaatagtcttaggttatcatggtagtttcttagtagtcttaggttatcatttcacagtaggtttatttaaattgaacaatatttcacaagtttaattatttcattaattatattccacacaacaaaacaataaacattatacacaaatgaaaatatattgaagataaataaaatttcttttacaattctaacggcgatttaatacactcgtttttccccagaaaaccggattaccgcataacaacaataacacaacttatttccttatgtttcacctcataccctaacacagacaaagtatatacttcaccagtatacttagatgtaaccaaggttccaatttcaaaagttagtccaccgtgtacccgtgtacctgggagtgaatggagcaatggccgctcagtcgagactcacgttttcagtccacgtcgccccccaggtagactgctgcgccctccgcttcgaacctcggattcacgaatcctcatgctcaacgcacaatacgcacaatactttcgaacgcactttaatgtcactttggtacgcacaggccgtaaatttggagagattgtagtaatatatatacatgtattcatttatatgtgtgtacttatacatatatatatatatttatatacatatatatatatatacatatacatatatatattgcatatatgtatgtatatattcttatatacatatatatgtgaataaacaaataaataaataaataatatgcatacgtatacatgtgcgtatgtgtgtatgtaaatatatatatagtgttgtattaccacacacacacacacacacacacacacacacacacacacacacacacacacacacacacacacacacacacacacacacactcgcacacacaaaaacacacatatgtgtgtgtgtttatatagcctgtctgtatgtttgtgtgtgtatgttcatcttTACATATAACATTTAGTTCTTAGTTATGTCCGTAAGCAATTTTTAAATACCCCGTCAGGTTTTGCGTCCGTTCCTTGAGGACGGCGTGGTCAGCCGAGGCGCCTCTAGCAACATCTTACGCTGCTTCGTGTGCTGCGTGGATCTGACGGGGCAAGCCTCCACGCTGCAGCACCTGGAGGGCAAGCAGCACCGGGAGGCAGGAGCCAAGTACGTCCTCAGTAACCCGTGGGACAGTCGAGCGACGCTCACGAAGCTTGTTAAACCGACGATCATTGCAGCCGCACAAGAAAACGTGGTGCAAGTTGTCGACACGGGATTCAGGTGTGTCCGTTGCAAAGTAACCCTTCTTAGTCTGACGCCCTTGGAGGATCATCTGTCCAGCAACGGCCACAAAAATAGCCATTCTGATGAAGATACGATGGTTTTCCAGCATCCCGTAAGTTTAGACACATAATATAATGCACGTGTGTTCTTGGTGATTTCGGAGCACCACCAACTCCAATTGTTTGTGTATAGCACATAATTTACTTGGTATTGATGAAAACGTTCAAAGCAACCCGTAATATGTAAAAGGTTAATAGTAGAATCAATAGATCCATTTTACTGCATGTGAGAATACATGAAAGTCGACCTAGCAATGAAGAAAACTAAGATTCTTCTTTCACTAAACCTTTTGACTCCCTAAACAGGATTTGCGCCAATTCCTAGAGGAGGGAATCGTTAGTCAGTGTTATCCAGGCAACATCTTCAAGTGCTCTGTGTGCCACGTCAACCTAACCGGCGAGACGCCAACCCTGCAGCACGTGGAGGGGAAGCAGCACCGTGAGGCAGGCGCCAGGCATCTCCTCGCCAATCCGAAGGACAAGCGAGCCTCCCTGATGACTCTCGTCAAGTCTATGGCGATTGCAGCCGCTGAAAGTGGTGTGATCGAAGTGTCAGAAGCAGGATTCAAGTGTACCTCTTGTGCTGTGACTCTCAGTGGAGTTGCACCATTAGAAGACCACTTAGTAAGCAACAATCACAAGAAACGTATTGTTCAAGACAAGGTAACTAAGCTTGTGCTTCCTGTCGAGTCATTTTGTATTGATATAGAAAAGAGACGCTTGTTAACACGTTTTTCAAAAAAGATTCGTACGTGTGCATATgggtttagagagagaaagagagagagagagcagtatttacatataataaaaaaaaaatataggctcCAGCGTAACAGAATGACTTTTTGCAGGTTCCTAAATCATCTGAAGCAGTTAGTGAGCTCGAAACAGCCTTCGAGAAAAAGCTGGTAATTCGGCCAGTTTCCGCTGCAGTATCCACGACTTCACAAGTATGTTTGTagggctgtgaaaaaaaaaatctctgaatAACATTATGAAAATCGCAGTTCCGAAATTGAAACTAGacaacaaaaaagtgaaataagCATTCTGCCCTCTACTTCAtagttctctatctttctcaaacttattcgtttatttttatttttatttttttcagggcACCAGAGGTAAAAGCAAGTATGTGTATTCTGTAATATCTGAGCCCCGTGGCCTTGTCTACGTCTTCAATTACACTTTCAAAGGCCAAGAAAAACTGCAACGAAATGGGGCTCATCTGGATTCAGTTAATATTAAGAAGACGTTCGAGAAGCTGGGATACCAAGTCACTGTGCTGGAGGACTTGACGGGAGAGGAAACCTTCGAACAATTTAAGAAAATACGGGAAAACCCAGAATTGAATGGTGTAGACGCACTGATCATCTTTATCTTAAGCCACGGGGTAGATCCTTACACCTTCATGGCCAATGACGGCACTGAAGTGAATTTGCACAGCATTCGTTTCGGATTTTCCGACCGCAAGTGTCCCTACATGAGGAGTAAACCAAAGATCTTTTTCGCCAACTACTGCAGGGCCGACCGGATGGAGCGGCGAGAactggaggaggcggaggaaccAAGTGACATGGCTACCATCCACGCGGCCGTCGAAGGCGTCTTAGCCATGAGATCTCCAGACTTCGGTACGGTGTTCGTCAAGAGCCTCTGTGACGTCCTGGACAGCTACGGCCTCAGCTTGAACCTGAGGGACCTGTACATCGAGCTCTGGTGCGAGATGAAGCAGAACGACGGAACCAAGCCGATGTGGGAGGACTACGTGTTCAAGAACTTCTTCCTCGGGCCATGCTAATGGCCGTTACTCGGACCGGTCGCTTGAGAGAAAACGGCAGATGGGTTTACTTGTCTTTGCTTCTGATTTTATTTGTTAAATAAGAAATAGTagaatgtaaatagatatataaaactggATTTATTTACATCACTTTTTCACAGTTGTCTTTTGTTGTGCTACATGTAAAAATTAATATGactatcaaatatttttttaaaaagaagttTATCAaccacgtatatgtatgtatgtatatgtagagtatatatgtatgtgtacacacacacacacacacacacacacacacacacacacacacacacacacacacacacatacacatatatacatacgtacatacacatataggtatttatatatatatgtttgtgtatacacagacatatatatatatatatatatatatatatatatatatatatatattatatttacttatatatattatatatatatatattatatttacttatatatattatatatatttatgtatacatatatgttatatatgtatatacattatatgtatatatatatatatatatatatatatatgtatatacatcatatatatacatatatacatatatattttatatattatatatatactatatatgtattatatatatatatatacatatatatatatatatatatatatatatattatacatgtgtgtgttttttttttttttttttttttttttttttttttgtgtgtgtgtgtgtgtgtgtgtatgtgtgtgtgtgtgtgtgtgtgtgtgtgtgtgtgtgtgtgtgtgtgtgtgcgtgtgtgcgtgcgtgcgtgtgtatcaatGTATATGACTGAAGGTGAACAGCACCTTATGGCGCAGTGGTTACTTGATGCTTACCGCCAAGCTGAATGACCCAGCTGCTTATGACTGCTCTTCAAATCTGCTATGGTTCCCAATCTTATTGTTTCGTTATATGAATTACATCCCGTCAGCTTCAACTGCAAATTTGAATCCGTCCTGTACATTGCTTAAAGTTAACATTGATGGAGAGAAAACTCCATCAATACTGGATCAACGTATAAAGCAGCTTCTGTGATTGGCAGGATTCTTTTGCTGTATCAGTCTCATAAAGGGGTATCAATATTCAACAAGTCATGCAATAGAGTggacgcacgctcacacacacgctcacacacacacgctcacacacacacacacacacacacacacacacacacacacacacacacacacacacacacacacacacacacacacacacacacacacacgctcacacacgctcacacacacgctcacacacacacacacacacacacacacacacacacacacacacacacacacacacacacacacacgctcacacacacgctcacacacacacacacacacacacacacgctcacacacacgctcacacacacgctcacacacacgctcacacacacacacacacacacacacacacacacacacacacacacacacacacacacacacacacacacgctcacacacgctcacacacacgctcacacacacacacacactcacacgctcacacacacgctcacacacacacgctcacacacacacacacacacacacacacacacacacacacacacacacacacacacacacacacacacacacacacacacacgtacgaactTGTTGAAGATGACGTTTACTGAATATTTTGCAGATCATGACAATtagaaaagaaactaaaaagaaaatgagtCTCTGCCTTGAAGCCTGAAATGCCTGCaatgcctttccctttcccacacgCGGAGGCGGCGCTTGGCTAACTAATGCGGCGATACGTTTCGGGGATTCCCTTTTCCCGCAACACGCACGGGTCGCTCGCCTCATCTGttcaacgagggggggggggggagagatgaaaggtgaatattaatagatagacagacccacagcttaacagacaaatagatagatataacatagTTACATATGTTACATCTGTtcaacgagagggggggggggggaggaggaagatgaaaggggaatattaatagatagacagacccacagcttaacagacaaatagatagatataaacacagttacatagataaacgaataaagaaagtgaaaattgTGATGAAGCTTCAGTTCATGTTTTAAGGAGGGAGGACGTGAGGGGGCACAAGAACAGGGGATAGAAAGAAAACCGGCGACTCGTTTGAAGGATCAAATGTGAGTAAAGGGAAAACAAGCACTAGATAGAGATACGAGAGATGGGTATGTTGAGtaatgagatagatggatagataaagtgaacaagagagagagaaagagagactgagaatagagagagaaacagaaagagtaaaagagattgatataagtagagatagatagatatagatagatagcgatagagatagagagagagagtaatagaaatagagataaagtaattatatatatgtatatataaaaaatcccaGACTCTGTCTTTTGTGGTCTGAAACATTAaattatttgaatttgaattatgtatattatatataaaaacacacacgctctcaaatatatatgtatatatacatatatatacgtatacatatatatatatatatatatatatatatatatacatatacatatatatacatatatatacgtatatataacaatcctccctgacctggcctcgaacctaggtcactccgggtatgagaccggagggccagtactaaaccaaccatgccacacgacccactaaatggagtgtgcaactaggatctaactagcttccatagacattacctatctactcatacatgagtaatgatagcgaggttttacacacactccccgtgggcactcggtggaaattgatttagaaattcgtaaccgaagtcagatatactgaggtgtatatatatgaaagttggaataatgcaataccgcattgatacagatatataacaatcctccctgacctggcctcgaacctaggtcactccgggtatgagaccggagggccattactaaaccaaccataccacacgacccactagaaggaagggaggattgttataaatCTGTATCTGCCATGGCCCGACCGgcagtaggtgtacccacctGCCGCAACCAGGTCTTTtcacctccaagagggcagccacctcaactttcAACCGCTCCAGTTCCCTCAAGGTAACCACTCATCCTGCCACAATGACTGGATGTTCCGAGCGCCTCCCCAGATAGttcacctgaggttaagcctcgggaaGTCGCAcagggtggacgccacctctgccaaccccgacgacgctgccccaaataaagggggtcgacAGCCTGTGGGGTTCCGAGGACGGGTTGGTGCCTGCCAGGGTACAGGCGGGATGggtaactctcgttcccatcctgcaccccatCATTTGCCTTCCCAACAGGACCCATAGCCCAtctcacttgctgggtgggagggacaacacccctccccccagcatatccGTTTATTATATGCATTGCCAGTGAGTACCTCTGGAGCCCCTTGCTGCTCCCAGATCCCTTTCTCGCACTAGTCTAGCCAACGGTAGCAGCTGTAAGTGAAAAGGGATGCAAGTACTTAACCCAATCGGCAAGAATACAcatcatgcccactgtaatacaagtttatttattgtatttacacataaatggctctgcaagtgtttagtcaccaaggaatcagttaattagttctacctatctcacctgtttacccttttcctcgacttttggaaagggtctttcgCATTATTTAATtgccttaaatgttatcgagatttaatatcaatttcatgatcataacatcagtaacaataataacagtatcaatatcaactgtattaaaaagaaaaacacattttcccgccaattaaaggaatggggaaattaggatcgcccactagggtctactgataaactccttgctggctgagcgcgtctggagccatctgcatgtaacaacaaaaaacacaaaaaactgcAGAGAACAGAAATCCTTGGCGGTTGGGTTAACAccatctaggctaccacaccatcgcttcacatcaccctgagcatgaagcgcctatatgtgtatatgtgtgtgtgtgtgtgtgtgtgtgtgtgtgtgtgtgtgtgtgtgtgtgtgtgtgtgtgtgtgtgtacagacacgaACGGTAGGCACAGAAGCGTGTTTGTAGAAATAAGGGTAGCAACAAGGTAGAACAGGGTAAAATAACGAACAGCAAAAGTAAAGATAAGATACCGATAGCTCAGTAATATATCAGTAAAAGTGTAGTAAAAGTatggtaaaagtagagtaaaaaaatatcagtaaaacgatcagtaaaagtaaagtaaaagataattaaaaagatcAGTAGAAGTATAGTAAAAAGATCATTATAAAAGATCAgtaaaaatatagtaaaatataaaaaggTACAGGTAAGAGTACAGTAAATGTTCATTAAAAATAAAAccgtaaataaaaggcaaacactCAGCAGTAAAAGTCTCGAATAAGTTACgttactttcatacatatatatacgctgtaATGAGActaagagagataaaataaacagtaacaaAGAACTAGTATTAAGACGAGTATCACTGTATTTAAGTTTAAGTTGTTTCAGATTCATCTAAGTAAGGTATTATTTAAATTGCCTTCATTTATGCTTAACACGTCCAGCATTTTccaaacctaggcaagtaacaaaGAGCCAGTACAAACTTTGGTGTAGTTTGCAGAgagacacaaaacaaagaaaatccagTTGACAATTTATTTGTTCCATTCCCGGGaactcaataaaaacaaaaacaaaataaaataaaatgtataatgttCTTGGAATGATTCATGCAACACAAAGATATcagaatcattaataaaaaaactataaaacatGAATTAAAAGAGTTTATGAATAAACATAATACAGTCATAAAGCAGTAAAATAATTTGCAAAACATTCAttaataaaatatgatgataaaataagtcATTAGTAGAAGGTTAAAAACATTAATTAAGAAAATGATTTATAGTATTCAAAAGTGCAGTGTCACGTCACGAACTGagaaattgttataaaaatatataggagTAAAGCATGACCTGTTCATAATACAAAACGAATTAAAATGCGAATTCAATACATGAGCTCAAAGtagaaacaatagaaataacagatACAATTAACAGAagtaaaattgagaaaaaaaagaaaacgggatgtgaAGAGAACACGATAATCACTTGCAGGTGATACAGGTGTGTATGTGGAGTGCCACCTGGAGTGCCACCTCCCCTCTTGGTGAATGGTATGCAGTTATTACACAATAAATGGAATATATCAAGGGAATATCATACAAAGCATGATATAGTTAAGTCTATACTGAAATAGCCATTTTCTTTAGTCACGTAGAATACGTTTTCGTTCCTTTGCATTCATAAATGCTTATATCGTTGTGCCTTTATTGTGTATCTGTGAATAGTTAAATCATTTGGGGTAAGGTAAAATTAGTTTATTTGAAATATATTGGTAATAGCCACAATGGCGTATAGGAAGTCGAGGTTGTTTGAGTTTGAACGTCTGCAGGTTGTCAGCGGTCATGTCGGCCTGGGTTGGATGTAATGAATTGTTTATGATTTTATAAGGCTTGCTCTTGCTATGAATTTACCTGTCATGCTTAGTTAATACACCAACAGAATAGTTGAGAACCTCAGTGCATTTCTTTCGAATTGCATGTATTGATATCTAATCAACATATTTTCCGTATAATGTAGTCTATGATTGACCACGTCATGACAAACATCGTCATAATTTCCATTCTTTCCTAATGTTAATTTATTCATACTTTTGTCACATATTATTACTAAGGCATAATTTTGAAAGGGTTTGTGTTTCATAAATTAGTTTGATATTAAACTTATGAGTGTTAGTGTTTCTGATTTCTGATATAACTACATTCATGAAATGATTAAGATGCTAAGTTAATCCAATGGAATTACCAATGGTGAATTTGATCATACATCCTGGGTATCCCCTTGAGTAAGTAAAgttgtatgagaatatatatatgtatatatatatatatatatatatatatatatatatgtatatatttacgcacgcacacacatacatatacacatatacacatatatacatatatacatatatacatatatatatatatatatatatatatatatgtgtgtgtgtgtgtgtatgtatacataaatatatatattctatattgcatattcatatatatacatattcgtatatatatatatatatatatatatatatatatatatatatacatatatacatatgtatatggtggGGATGAAGTTCATATAATTAATTACTCTCCTTGATGTTCAAGGGATTCACGTCCgtgatcttttgttctctgtACGGCTGATCATTACAAGTAGGATATAAGAAAGAATCTTACTGTTTGCATGTATTATTTCAGAAATGTACAAATGTGTTCACGCACGCGATGTGCGGAACTTCAAAACCTATAatacacgaggggggggggggcactctagCAACACGCGGGatggggtgaaacacactagcaACACGGGGgtggggtgaaacacactagcaACACGCGGGAGGGGTCAAACACACTCGCAACAGGGGGGTGAAACACACCAGCAACACGGGGaatgaaacacactagtaacacggggggctAAGCAGTCACGTCGAACATAGTCACTACGTAACACTGCGCAGTGTTAGGTGCTCATAGTTCGCACTCGCAGTTCGTCCGACgcgctttttttgtctttccgcGACGTTGAGGAAAACGAGGAGATGTTGGTGTCTTGATGCCCCTGGCAGCCCCTACAGCCTCGAAGGGTCAAGGAGAGCCACGTCTGCGGGCAAAGAGAGGGCGGGCGATAGTCGTGGCTCGCGCGCGTGCTGCTCGCCTATTTAccgagttcaacataatgagcctgtcaatgaaaaagagcctataccccatgcctagcctaaaggcagaagcccacagggtcattgcagccatcactcctccgggtagtagaacatactacacggatggatcggtcgatcccttgagccacactgcaggcgccggctttgcagctagggatgccacgcgatccatgagggtaacagacaacgcctcctcgctacaggcagaggcagttgcaatcatgggagccctaggccacgcgtccctaagggaaggacacgtggtcatacacacagactccagggcagccattgactgtcttcagcacagctcacccacagacaacatctacctactgaccacgattctcacaatggcacagaaaattcttgctcagggtagaagaattatcatcaactgggtcccaagccacatcggcatcagagggaacgagcttgctgacagactagccgtcgctggcaggggtatgcccccaaatcccatgacgataaaaccgagccgaaaattacttatggagaagtcctacggcagctccacagagaggaaacgagaacctccccctcggccagctggtactcagacgccacaggctatgaaccactggcactctctgaagtaagcaacagaggtaccgaagtcattcttcacagaatgcgcctaggttaccactgtgcatggcagattatcccaacaatcgaacgcgatgaatggtgctgcaagcactgcggcgagccgaacgccacactagtccactacctagaaaattgtgaccatacacaattcctgagacatggaccgcccacaacagccgccgtgctggtaaagaggctatgcgaaatgcttacaccatggcggcaggagcgcttgctggcaatcccgccgccacggtaagcaccgagtgtcagacaactcaatgagacagccgtaaaaagctgacacaggccgggccatatctagaaggcccgggcgaagctagaacttcgcaaaccaaaccaccacacaccTATTTACCACGTATTCTGTACCTGACCATGTACAATGTACATGGTCAGGTACAGAATACGTGGGCGAGTGTGGGGCATGTACATTGTACATGCCCCACACTCGCCCACGCCTGTGTTCTGCGCCCGTCCACGCACCCCGGGCCTCTCTGTCGGCACTTTGTGGCGAAATTGGGCGGCGCCCAAGGTCCCGAGGATTCGTGGGAGAAGGGTACGTAGACGAAATATCAGTGCCTTCAGTTCAAGCACGAGAGCAAGCCTACAGTCCTATTTGTTAGGCCGTCAGAGTAGCCAAACCTTTTCTTTGCCTTGCTCCTCTGAAGGCGGCGTGCCTACGCTGCCCTCGAGTTACCACGCCTCCCATTCACTACTGTTTGTTTCTCAGTAATAGCGCCACTATTAACGTGCCCATTCTTTCATGCGCGATTTTCTTTCCTGTGTATTTCGTTGCGATGCGGTGTCACCATTGATTACATTTTTTAATGTATAACTAATATACAAACTATAAAAAAACATTCAGCTATGCACACTGATATTAATGCTTGTTTTAGTCATTAGGTAGTTTGCCCAATTAATATTCACGCCTCATTTATACTTCACCGAAACTTTTATCgtatttcttcccatttccttccttccctattttctcccctcacacacacacacacacacacacacacacacacacacacacacacacacacacacacacacacacacacacacacacacacacacacacacacacacacatatatatatatatatatatatatatatatacgtatatatatatgcatatatgtgtatttatgtatatacacacataaatatatatatacagtatatgtatgtgtatatatatacatacatgtatgtatgcatacgtatgtatatatatatatatatatatatatacacacacatacacagtgtatgtgtgtgtgtgtgtgtgtgtgtgtgtgtgtgtgtgtgtgtgtgtgtgtgtgtgtgtgtgtgcgcgcgtgagagTCACATAGTTTTTTGTACATGCCTTGCTCTCGCAACCCGCAGCGGGGGCCTTTGATTTCGGTCGAATCCTGTGATGTCCTACCATATCTTGCCACCTCCCTATTTCCCCATTATCACTGACTCAATCTCTTCTTGCCTTCTTCGTCACATGGAAGAACTCCACCGTCAGCTACAAATACGTTACAAATTTATCTAATGTATCTAATAACAGCATACTTGTGCCAACTGTTCATTAACTTACGTTTTCTATTGCACGTTGGAATTTTAGCAAATGAGGCTGTAGCGGAAGGTCATCCTAAAATGTAATGCTAATTTCTATTAATCTCATATCCAGGCCTTTGTTTGTTTTACGCCGCATGTCTGTTATCCTGAGTatttacaaaataacaataaatataagccTCTATATTCCGTACAAGCAGTCGGGATATGTATCCCTTCATTTTAGTCATATAAATCGAAAAGCCTACTTGATGTTCTGTCGTTCTCTTGAACTGACTTGGCTGCGTTTCTTTGAATAAGTC from Penaeus chinensis breed Huanghai No. 1 chromosome 30, ASM1920278v2, whole genome shotgun sequence includes the following:
- the LOC125041314 gene encoding uncharacterized protein LOC125041314 isoform X1 produces the protein MDLQRNIDDGVVIRVSTTNDYKCLVCCMQFSGETPILQHLGGKQHREAGARYMLADARRECVSLKCLIKPAVQAAAEKGEVEASDAGYRCSICDVTLSGVTPLEEHLNSKSHKKHSVNDSHVLRPFLEDGVVSRGASSNILRCFVCCVDLTGQASTLQHLEGKQHREAGAKYVLSNPWDSRATLTKLVKPTIIAAAQENVVQVVDTGFRCVRCKVTLLSLTPLEDHLSSNGHKNSHSDEDTMVFQHPDLRQFLEEGIVSQCYPGNIFKCSVCHVNLTGETPTLQHVEGKQHREAGARHLLANPKDKRASLMTLVKSMAIAAAESGVIEVSEAGFKCTSCAVTLSGVAPLEDHLVSNNHKKRIVQDKVPKSSEAVSELETAFEKKLVIRPVSAAVSTTSQGTRGKSKYVYSVISEPRGLVYVFNYTFKGQEKLQRNGAHLDSVNIKKTFEKLGYQVTVLEDLTGEETFEQFKKIRENPELNGVDALIIFILSHGVDPYTFMANDGTEVNLHSIRFGFSDRKCPYMRSKPKIFFANYCRADRMERRELEEAEEPSDMATIHAAVEGVLAMRSPDFGTVFVKSLCDVLDSYGLSLNLRDLYIELWCEMKQNDGTKPMWEDYVFKNFFLGPC
- the LOC125041314 gene encoding uncharacterized protein LOC125041314 isoform X2, coding for MQFSGETPILQHLGGKQHREAGARYMLADARRECVSLKCLIKPAVQAAAEKGEVEASDAGYRCSICDVTLSGVTPLEEHLNSKSHKKHSVNDSHVLRPFLEDGVVSRGASSNILRCFVCCVDLTGQASTLQHLEGKQHREAGAKYVLSNPWDSRATLTKLVKPTIIAAAQENVVQVVDTGFRCVRCKVTLLSLTPLEDHLSSNGHKNSHSDEDTMVFQHPDLRQFLEEGIVSQCYPGNIFKCSVCHVNLTGETPTLQHVEGKQHREAGARHLLANPKDKRASLMTLVKSMAIAAAESGVIEVSEAGFKCTSCAVTLSGVAPLEDHLVSNNHKKRIVQDKVPKSSEAVSELETAFEKKLVIRPVSAAVSTTSQGTRGKSKYVYSVISEPRGLVYVFNYTFKGQEKLQRNGAHLDSVNIKKTFEKLGYQVTVLEDLTGEETFEQFKKIRENPELNGVDALIIFILSHGVDPYTFMANDGTEVNLHSIRFGFSDRKCPYMRSKPKIFFANYCRADRMERRELEEAEEPSDMATIHAAVEGVLAMRSPDFGTVFVKSLCDVLDSYGLSLNLRDLYIELWCEMKQNDGTKPMWEDYVFKNFFLGPC